One Sphingobacteruim zhuxiongii DNA window includes the following coding sequences:
- a CDS encoding DEAD/DEAH box helicase encodes MLALEQYLKNLGIEKLNAMQEESLAAFDYSRDFMLLSPTGSGKTLAFALLMLKLMEKAKLKGTSALVIVPTRELALQIEQVIKALTKDISLVCVYGGNDARAERKKLEQIPNLIVGTPGRILYHIDRNPNLLKDCKILVLDEFDKSLELGFHEQLDSILNACPGIKNQILTSATAIKEYPPFLKLNNPVSLNFLADTVFTPNLGYFQIEASSKMKLEALFKLICKIGTEKVLIFCNHREAVDHIQRLLIGKGVECINYHGGLDQYDRELAIIKIKNGSEHILVTTDLGSRGLDIPEMKHVIHYQFPYKEEEFIHRNGRTGRNQSSGSVYGIFTPEDRFPEYFQDSEVMSLDEFYPLPDAPGFKTMRISAGKKDKINKVDIVGFLHSLTKMEKEDVGMINLKDYESYVAVAASKASEIAKTGNNTKIKGKKIRLFTV; translated from the coding sequence ATGCTAGCATTAGAACAGTATCTCAAAAACTTAGGAATCGAAAAGTTAAACGCCATGCAAGAGGAATCTTTAGCGGCGTTTGATTATAGTCGAGACTTCATGCTTTTGTCTCCTACCGGAAGCGGTAAGACTTTAGCCTTTGCCCTATTGATGTTGAAATTGATGGAGAAGGCCAAATTAAAAGGAACATCAGCATTAGTTATTGTTCCAACGCGCGAATTAGCTTTACAGATCGAGCAAGTAATTAAAGCCTTAACCAAGGATATATCCTTGGTTTGTGTATACGGGGGGAATGATGCGCGAGCGGAGCGCAAAAAACTCGAGCAGATTCCTAATTTAATTGTCGGTACACCAGGACGTATTCTATATCATATTGACAGAAATCCGAATTTATTGAAAGATTGTAAAATCTTGGTACTCGATGAGTTCGATAAGTCACTGGAATTAGGTTTTCATGAACAATTGGACAGTATTTTAAATGCTTGCCCAGGCATTAAAAATCAGATTTTAACGTCAGCAACGGCTATCAAAGAATATCCACCATTCTTAAAGCTCAACAATCCGGTATCCCTAAACTTCTTAGCAGATACGGTTTTTACGCCGAATTTGGGTTATTTCCAGATTGAGGCAAGCAGTAAGATGAAGCTTGAAGCGTTATTCAAGTTAATCTGTAAAATCGGTACGGAGAAAGTATTGATTTTCTGTAATCATCGAGAAGCGGTAGATCATATTCAAAGGCTCCTGATTGGTAAGGGTGTAGAATGTATTAACTACCACGGAGGATTAGACCAATACGATCGTGAGTTGGCGATAATCAAGATTAAGAATGGTAGTGAGCATATCCTTGTGACGACCGATTTGGGATCTAGAGGTTTGGATATTCCAGAAATGAAGCACGTTATTCATTATCAATTTCCATATAAAGAAGAAGAGTTTATTCACCGAAATGGTCGTACAGGAAGAAATCAAAGCTCGGGTTCCGTTTATGGTATTTTCACACCTGAGGATCGTTTTCCAGAATATTTTCAAGATTCAGAAGTCATGAGTCTGGACGAGTTCTATCCCCTACCAGATGCACCGGGATTTAAAACCATGCGTATCTCTGCAGGTAAAAAAGACAAAATCAACAAGGTCGATATCGTTGGATTCTTACACTCTTTGACGAAAATGGAAAAAGAAGATGTGGGAATGATTAATCTAAAAGATTATGAATCTTACGTTGCTGTGGCAGCCAGTAAAGCGTCCGAAATTGCGAAAACAGGAAATAATACTAAGATAAAAGGTAAAAAAATTAGACTATTTACGGTCTAA
- a CDS encoding Crp/Fnr family transcriptional regulator, protein MDLISNFKQLYHIDDFLEEYLDKIIETKNFQKGDIIFEPGAYLKYIYFIEEGFTRIYYYKNRRDITHSFFGSNSFSTGIESVFYKKPAMFGFQALTASRISYMPFAAIEKLAKTNITMNQIVQKVLLDNLIHFSTRFYNTQFETAHERYASLIKENPELFQNATLGHIASYLGISQQTLSVIRGQK, encoded by the coding sequence ATGGATCTTATAAGCAATTTCAAACAGTTATATCATATTGATGATTTCTTAGAGGAATATCTCGATAAAATAATAGAGACAAAGAACTTTCAAAAAGGAGATATTATATTCGAACCCGGAGCATATCTCAAGTATATATACTTTATCGAAGAAGGCTTTACGCGCATTTACTATTATAAGAACCGACGCGATATTACCCATTCCTTTTTTGGCTCAAATTCCTTTAGTACTGGGATAGAAAGTGTATTCTACAAAAAGCCTGCGATGTTTGGCTTTCAGGCATTGACGGCTTCTCGAATTAGCTATATGCCATTTGCGGCGATTGAGAAGCTTGCGAAGACTAATATTACAATGAATCAGATTGTCCAAAAAGTATTATTAGATAATTTAATCCACTTTTCTACCCGTTTCTATAATACCCAGTTTGAAACCGCTCATGAGCGCTATGCTTCGCTCATCAAGGAGAATCCCGAACTTTTTCAAAACGCAACCTTAGGTCATATTGCTTCTTACCTAGGTATTTCTCAACAAACACTCTCCGTTATCCGAGGACAGAAATAA
- a CDS encoding head GIN domain-containing protein, with the protein MRKLLTIAFIGFASLSYAQQSEVRKISSKPIGISVSTGIQAKIIKSNKNEVVLEAQNQNQLGKIETKVESGVLTIRVKRNSNIQNSKNLKATVYINPNLSSIELSSAGSLEITDAIDVRDLDIDLSSAGSLKTAAINANALSIETSSASKVHTGAIKATTLAIEASSASVVEISGASKTTSIEASSNANINAQKLSSNKVTADASSGAKINIHVTESLSAEASSGARVSYTGQPKATSFEKSSGGTISNAN; encoded by the coding sequence ATGAGAAAATTATTAACCATTGCATTTATTGGATTTGCGAGCTTAAGTTATGCACAGCAATCTGAAGTTCGAAAAATCAGTTCAAAACCTATTGGTATCTCCGTTTCTACTGGCATTCAAGCGAAAATCATTAAATCAAACAAGAACGAGGTTGTCCTTGAAGCGCAAAACCAAAATCAGCTCGGCAAGATTGAGACTAAGGTTGAATCAGGCGTGTTGACCATTCGCGTAAAGCGGAACAGCAACATTCAAAACTCTAAAAACCTAAAAGCGACGGTATATATCAATCCGAATTTGAGTAGTATTGAACTTTCGTCTGCAGGTTCATTAGAAATTACAGACGCTATTGATGTTCGTGATCTTGATATTGACCTATCCTCTGCCGGATCATTAAAGACAGCAGCAATAAACGCTAATGCATTATCGATTGAAACTAGTTCTGCTTCAAAGGTACATACCGGGGCTATAAAAGCAACAACATTGGCCATTGAAGCCTCTTCTGCATCCGTTGTAGAAATTTCAGGGGCAAGCAAAACAACGTCCATTGAAGCAAGCTCAAACGCTAATATTAATGCGCAAAAGCTTTCGTCAAATAAAGTGACTGCCGACGCAAGTTCAGGTGCTAAAATAAATATACACGTAACAGAGTCCTTGTCTGCGGAAGCATCTTCTGGTGCTAGGGTATCCTATACTGGGCAACCAAAAGCAACAAGTTTCGAGAAGTCAAGCGGTGGAACAATTAGCAACGCTAATTAA
- a CDS encoding M48 family metallopeptidase, translated as MTAKISAEFKKSANKTLYSIFAFAFIYLLLVIFTIALCAGISYIGILLISNYPHLILLFLAISLLVSALFIFVFLFKFIFSFQRLDTSHLVKIDNNQEPTLFTLIEEIASAVETQMPKKVFLSSEINASVFYNSSFWSMFFPVRKNLIIGLGLVNSTTYQELKGILAHEFGHFSQRSMRVGSYVYHVNQAIYNMLYRNESLNSLSERWYNTSYYAAAFQWLPRIIIQFMQKILQKQYEIINKNYMALSREMEFHADAISAEVAGSKAIETSLLRTAFSNYCLTNVYNFYGAQIENNHISANIFDDQRSATQLLSTRFKYPLINGIPQISLLEANKYDKSKLVISDQWASHPSETDRIKAVKILEFELTKTNESPAFKILTRFDHYADHFTALAFADGPYSNTPSAMNEKEFASAFVSWFETQSFDEVFNDFYTFNNPYFDKEKISLQNGSQLSPAVLFSDERVSDTFTLNSLTNDIETLNQIQTKTIDVETFDYEGIKYKNSDVAEVIAKLEQESDLLKNRVEGYNTDVYDYCLFQSTEKQIDNALTDVYEAFMDSERKFADQTKFYMDMIDKTYFIYENHPYAEIARRLEEVKKSEIPFKVELAKLINSYKINGNTLGTEIESKLERYTNTTLDYFDGSSYINECLDLLNIALNQYYFILYDNYFQLKKRLLAIQKEILSSSSND; from the coding sequence ATGACAGCTAAAATCTCTGCTGAATTCAAGAAAAGTGCGAATAAAACACTATATTCTATATTTGCATTTGCCTTCATCTATTTATTGCTTGTAATTTTCACCATAGCCTTATGTGCAGGCATATCCTATATCGGCATTCTACTGATATCCAATTATCCGCATTTAATCCTGTTATTTTTAGCAATTAGTCTACTTGTTTCTGCCCTGTTTATATTTGTCTTTCTGTTCAAATTTATATTCTCTTTTCAAAGACTTGACACCAGTCATTTGGTGAAAATTGATAACAATCAAGAACCTACTTTATTTACATTAATTGAAGAAATTGCTTCTGCTGTAGAAACTCAGATGCCAAAAAAAGTATTTCTATCGAGTGAAATAAATGCGTCTGTTTTCTACAACTCGAGCTTTTGGAGCATGTTTTTTCCTGTACGCAAGAATTTGATAATCGGCTTAGGCTTAGTGAATTCGACAACCTATCAAGAGCTGAAAGGTATTCTGGCCCATGAATTTGGTCATTTTTCTCAGCGGAGCATGCGCGTCGGGAGCTATGTATATCATGTAAACCAAGCCATATATAATATGTTATATCGGAATGAGTCATTGAATTCATTAAGCGAACGCTGGTATAACACAAGCTATTATGCTGCAGCATTTCAATGGCTTCCTCGTATTATTATTCAGTTTATGCAGAAAATATTACAGAAGCAATATGAAATCATCAACAAGAATTACATGGCCCTATCGCGAGAAATGGAATTTCATGCGGACGCCATTTCTGCAGAAGTAGCCGGTTCAAAAGCTATTGAAACCTCACTGTTGCGCACGGCGTTTTCAAACTACTGCCTAACCAATGTCTATAATTTTTACGGAGCGCAAATCGAAAACAATCATATTAGCGCTAATATTTTTGACGACCAAAGATCGGCCACACAGCTGTTATCTACTCGATTTAAATATCCTTTAATCAACGGAATCCCGCAAATTAGTCTTTTAGAAGCTAATAAATACGATAAATCGAAGTTAGTAATTAGTGATCAATGGGCATCTCACCCGTCTGAAACGGATCGCATTAAAGCTGTAAAGATTTTAGAATTCGAACTAACGAAGACGAATGAAAGTCCGGCATTTAAAATTCTAACGCGATTTGATCATTATGCTGATCACTTCACCGCACTAGCTTTTGCCGACGGCCCCTATTCAAATACGCCCAGTGCTATGAACGAAAAGGAATTTGCAAGCGCTTTCGTATCCTGGTTTGAAACTCAATCTTTTGATGAGGTATTCAATGACTTCTATACCTTCAATAATCCCTACTTTGATAAAGAAAAAATCTCTTTACAAAATGGTAGTCAGTTAAGTCCTGCGGTCCTTTTTAGCGATGAGCGCGTTAGCGATACTTTTACGTTGAATTCTTTGACGAATGACATTGAAACGTTAAACCAAATACAAACGAAAACAATCGACGTAGAAACCTTTGACTATGAGGGGATCAAATACAAAAATTCGGATGTCGCAGAAGTGATTGCTAAACTCGAACAAGAATCGGATCTTTTAAAAAACCGCGTCGAAGGATATAATACTGACGTCTATGATTACTGCCTATTTCAATCTACCGAGAAGCAAATCGACAATGCACTAACTGATGTATATGAGGCGTTCATGGATTCGGAGCGTAAATTTGCGGATCAGACTAAATTCTATATGGATATGATTGATAAAACCTATTTTATCTATGAAAATCATCCTTACGCAGAAATTGCACGAAGACTAGAAGAGGTCAAAAAATCGGAGATTCCATTCAAAGTCGAGCTCGCTAAATTGATAAACAGCTATAAAATCAACGGCAACACGCTTGGAACAGAAATCGAGTCTAAGTTAGAACGCTATACAAATACGACACTGGATTATTTTGATGGCTCTTCTTATATTAACGAATGCCTCGACTTGCTTAATATTGCATTAAATCAGTATTATTTTATACTCTACGACAACTATTTCCAATTGAAAAAACGCTTGCTTGCTATACAAAAAGAGATCCTTAGCTCGAGTTCCAATGATTAA
- a CDS encoding GNAT family N-acetyltransferase, with the protein MIKNKIIKSSRLAYYRPSKEDFKAYFAINADPETNLFNPHGPMSEITAHEVFHNIMLHWDISGYGIWMVREVNKSEIIGFGGLSNKMYLDHQRTNLGYRFSPSAWGKGFATELAQTATAFGFEELKKKAIYALVRPSNLASINVLEKCQFNLIDYLSDVQNEDPSLVYRRNSTF; encoded by the coding sequence ATGATTAAGAATAAGATTATCAAGTCATCCAGACTAGCCTACTACAGACCTAGCAAGGAAGATTTTAAAGCATACTTTGCTATAAATGCGGATCCCGAAACCAATTTGTTCAATCCACATGGACCAATGTCAGAAATAACAGCCCATGAGGTTTTTCATAATATTATGTTGCATTGGGACATTAGCGGTTACGGTATCTGGATGGTCCGAGAAGTCAATAAAAGCGAAATCATAGGATTTGGCGGTCTTTCCAACAAAATGTACCTCGATCATCAACGTACTAATCTAGGCTATCGTTTTTCCCCTAGCGCTTGGGGAAAAGGATTTGCGACTGAATTAGCACAAACAGCCACTGCTTTTGGATTTGAAGAACTAAAGAAAAAGGCCATTTACGCGCTTGTTCGCCCCAGCAACCTTGCCTCCATCAACGTACTTGAAAAATGCCAATTCAACTTAATCGATTACCTTTCCGATGTTCAAAATGAAGATCCTAGTCTAGTGTATCGACGGAATTCAACATTTTAA
- a CDS encoding TolC family protein produces the protein MKEMTFSRKGIFIAWAILLSSIDLAFAQDDLTTFREPVNNAIRYNKSLKNAELENQKVALDQQMVKGKLLPTVSANAMYGYVNSLINIDLPTQNLPITGINLFEGSQSARLSTQVGLAGVTATQVIFSGLQISNGQKALEQKFKAQRLLQEASYDQVAQEVIMCFDQLMLLKEVDLLIADSEKRLNKEHQKVMQAIENGLAIPYDRDKIKLAILELESKKAEVESNRELLHYKLSELTGMKGSALENVRFKLKEILLDKDTATVMNRKEISALEASQKAYEYAYKKEKGTKLPQVFAFGNVSYVNAFGTSLKIKDLPVVGDLKLSSNQLMMAPNYAIGIGAKWTIFEGKTHQTAIDKAKIDMQINENKLSDTKEKLALLQRKTIVDYDLSMKKIKVNEQQVEIAKNNLYLASRQFEEGLSDVTDRLEAENEYYKQTLNYYTQILNQRTAALELLKANGNLYQTVTR, from the coding sequence ATGAAAGAGATGACGTTTTCAAGAAAAGGAATTTTTATCGCATGGGCGATACTTCTCAGTAGCATTGATTTAGCGTTTGCCCAAGATGACTTAACAACGTTTAGGGAACCTGTCAATAATGCAATTCGCTACAATAAATCGCTTAAAAATGCCGAGCTGGAAAATCAAAAAGTGGCATTAGATCAGCAGATGGTGAAAGGAAAGTTATTGCCAACGGTCTCCGCCAATGCGATGTATGGTTATGTAAATAGTCTGATAAATATCGATCTCCCTACTCAAAATCTACCCATTACCGGAATTAATTTGTTCGAAGGAAGCCAGAGCGCTAGACTTTCAACACAAGTTGGATTGGCTGGAGTTACAGCAACGCAAGTAATTTTTTCGGGCCTACAGATAAGTAATGGACAGAAAGCATTGGAGCAGAAATTTAAAGCACAAAGACTCCTCCAAGAGGCTAGTTATGATCAGGTAGCACAAGAGGTCATTATGTGTTTTGATCAACTGATGCTACTCAAGGAGGTTGATTTACTGATTGCCGATTCTGAGAAGCGATTGAATAAAGAGCATCAGAAGGTCATGCAAGCAATAGAAAACGGACTTGCAATCCCATATGATCGCGATAAGATAAAATTAGCAATTCTGGAGTTGGAAAGTAAGAAAGCCGAAGTCGAGAGTAATCGAGAATTGCTTCATTACAAGTTATCAGAATTAACGGGAATGAAGGGCTCAGCCTTGGAGAATGTCCGATTCAAGTTAAAGGAAATATTATTAGATAAGGATACTGCTACTGTGATGAACCGTAAGGAAATATCCGCTTTAGAAGCATCTCAAAAAGCGTATGAATATGCTTATAAAAAGGAGAAAGGGACTAAGCTTCCACAGGTTTTTGCTTTTGGCAATGTATCCTATGTTAATGCTTTTGGTACCAGCTTAAAGATCAAAGATTTACCCGTTGTTGGTGATTTAAAATTGTCAAGTAATCAGTTGATGATGGCTCCAAATTATGCAATAGGCATTGGAGCAAAGTGGACCATCTTCGAAGGCAAAACCCATCAAACAGCTATTGACAAGGCAAAAATCGATATGCAAATCAATGAAAACAAGCTTTCCGATACTAAAGAGAAACTCGCACTTCTTCAACGAAAGACAATCGTCGATTATGATTTGTCGATGAAGAAAATTAAGGTGAATGAACAGCAGGTGGAAATAGCAAAAAATAACTTGTATTTAGCTTCCAGACAATTCGAAGAAGGTCTAAGTGATGTGACAGATCGTTTAGAAGCCGAAAACGAATACTATAAACAGACATTGAATTATTATACTCAAATCTTAAACCAACGTACAGCTGCTTTAGAACTGCTTAAAGCAAATGGCAACTTGTATCAAACTGTAACTCGATAA
- the coaD gene encoding pantetheine-phosphate adenylyltransferase, translated as MKIAVFPGSFDPYTLAHHDLVERALPIFDKIYVAIGINSAKVGMMDVDLKKEAIAALYASNPKIEVTTYKGLTVDYCKEVRAQVILRGLRNTTDLDYENIIAQNNLQLNPAVESYFLVSRTGLAHISSTIVRDIWRNNGDIAPLVPAQILKYIEKLDRK; from the coding sequence ATGAAAATAGCTGTATTCCCAGGGTCTTTCGATCCCTATACTTTGGCCCACCACGATCTGGTAGAGCGTGCTTTACCAATTTTCGATAAAATATACGTCGCGATAGGAATCAATAGCGCTAAGGTTGGGATGATGGATGTAGACTTGAAAAAGGAAGCGATCGCAGCTTTGTATGCTTCAAATCCAAAGATTGAAGTGACTACTTATAAGGGATTGACTGTCGATTATTGTAAAGAAGTGCGGGCGCAAGTTATCCTACGTGGATTGCGAAATACGACAGATTTAGATTATGAAAATATTATTGCACAGAATAATTTGCAGTTAAATCCAGCAGTAGAGAGTTATTTCCTCGTTAGTAGAACTGGTTTAGCGCATATATCTTCGACGATCGTACGCGATATTTGGCGAAACAATGGTGACATTGCACCATTAGTTCCTGCCCAAATTCTTAAATATATTGAAAAGTTAGACCGTAAATAG
- a CDS encoding alpha/beta fold hydrolase has translation MRHFLLFFLLFSVVLSQAQSPDSTLLKQFDFDKARYQEFEKNHRRTVKTKHVALSYLHWGKASNPAFIWLHGSYLDAYDFEPFAQHLVDLGYQVLSIDHYGHGKTGFPSKDLSFEDFANDLSALMDSLALPNAVVGGFSRGGYLASSFYKQHPKRVKALVLEDGGSARFYGHFYKLNAKEQGTILSSFNLSTEMSDFLLGATATPFEQYKRFYEAEGEPSQYKILSVIKRKGDKYITYQGLNTYYGLQDSSHAAQALFAPETTSRYVRSIVQQNPIEIYQQLTVPMLLMEATKSPDAFPQDVENNLLSESHPDLIAHKKFPNASHNIHYECTAEFIVTLLDFLSEIKAKQ, from the coding sequence ATGCGTCATTTTCTGTTGTTTTTCCTACTTTTTAGCGTCGTTTTATCGCAAGCTCAATCGCCTGATAGTACGCTGTTGAAGCAGTTTGACTTCGATAAAGCTCGGTATCAAGAATTTGAAAAAAATCATCGACGAACAGTTAAAACAAAGCATGTTGCACTTTCTTACCTGCATTGGGGTAAGGCATCTAATCCTGCATTCATTTGGCTCCATGGAAGCTATTTGGATGCGTATGATTTCGAACCTTTCGCACAGCATCTGGTTGACTTAGGGTATCAAGTGCTTTCGATAGATCATTATGGGCATGGGAAAACAGGTTTTCCGAGTAAAGATCTTAGCTTCGAAGATTTCGCTAATGATCTATCCGCCCTAATGGATTCGCTAGCGCTTCCAAACGCAGTTGTCGGTGGTTTTTCAAGAGGAGGGTATTTGGCGAGTAGCTTTTATAAACAACATCCTAAGCGTGTCAAGGCGCTAGTATTAGAGGATGGCGGTTCCGCGAGGTTCTATGGGCATTTTTATAAATTAAACGCAAAGGAACAAGGAACGATATTAAGTTCTTTTAATCTCTCGACAGAGATGTCTGATTTTCTCTTGGGGGCGACAGCAACTCCTTTTGAGCAGTATAAGCGATTTTATGAGGCTGAAGGGGAGCCATCACAATACAAAATCTTATCAGTTATTAAGAGAAAAGGCGATAAATATATCACGTATCAAGGCTTGAATACATATTATGGCCTTCAAGACTCCTCACATGCTGCACAAGCGCTGTTCGCCCCTGAAACGACGTCTCGGTACGTTCGTTCTATTGTTCAGCAGAATCCTATCGAAATATATCAGCAATTAACCGTTCCAATGTTGTTGATGGAAGCGACGAAATCGCCGGATGCTTTTCCGCAGGATGTAGAGAATAATTTGTTAAGTGAATCGCATCCCGACCTGATTGCTCATAAGAAATTCCCGAATGCAAGTCACAATATACATTATGAATGTACAGCAGAATTTATAGTGACACTGCTCGACTTCTTATCCGAAATAAAAGCAAAACAATAG
- a CDS encoding HlyD family secretion protein codes for MKKLTYTFAALFFLQSCSNKDAEKQVKLEGKIERDQLAVTTKIPGKIQRILVEEGQHVQKGDTLVILELPEVDAKSMQAQGALDAAQAQYEMALKGATDGQMKQLHAKVNGLKEQFDFAQKSLDRMNNLLRDSLVAQQKYDEVYAKYQGAKNQYLAAQAEVADVQHGARVEQQRMALGQKERAIGAVSEVNVASKERYIIAPQDMSIETINLRVGELALAGYSLLSGYIIDGTYFRVTIPESQVKDFQKGAEKILVFPYLANRELKARVETIKSLSSYANISTAYPDFEEQETLFEIRLKPVNLNDSQDLLTKATFIVKQEKSAK; via the coding sequence ATGAAAAAATTAACATATACGTTCGCCGCGCTTTTCTTTTTACAAAGCTGTTCTAATAAAGATGCTGAAAAGCAGGTTAAACTGGAAGGTAAAATTGAAAGAGATCAATTAGCTGTGACCACGAAGATTCCTGGTAAGATTCAGCGAATTCTTGTAGAAGAAGGGCAACATGTTCAAAAAGGGGACACACTAGTTATTTTAGAACTTCCGGAGGTGGATGCGAAATCTATGCAGGCGCAGGGCGCCTTGGATGCTGCACAGGCCCAATATGAAATGGCACTAAAAGGAGCGACCGACGGACAGATGAAACAGTTACATGCGAAGGTGAACGGTTTAAAAGAACAATTTGACTTTGCGCAGAAGTCACTGGATCGCATGAATAATTTGTTGAGAGACTCCTTAGTGGCGCAACAAAAATATGATGAAGTTTATGCCAAATACCAAGGTGCTAAGAATCAATATTTAGCTGCCCAAGCTGAAGTGGCAGATGTACAGCATGGAGCACGCGTCGAACAGCAACGTATGGCTCTTGGACAAAAGGAACGTGCTATTGGTGCGGTTAGCGAGGTAAACGTGGCATCCAAAGAACGTTACATTATTGCGCCTCAAGATATGAGCATAGAGACGATTAATCTTCGCGTTGGTGAACTAGCACTCGCTGGCTATAGTTTATTGTCAGGTTACATTATTGATGGCACTTATTTTCGCGTAACAATTCCAGAAAGTCAAGTAAAGGATTTTCAGAAGGGGGCGGAAAAGATATTAGTATTTCCTTATTTAGCTAACAGAGAGCTTAAAGCTCGTGTAGAGACCATTAAGTCGTTAAGTTCTTATGCGAATATTAGCACCGCATATCCTGATTTTGAAGAACAGGAGACTTTATTCGAAATCCGACTAAAGCCCGTTAATCTCAATGATAGCCAAGATTTATTGACAAAAGCTACGTTTATTGTTAAACAAGAAAAATCAGCTAAGTAA
- a CDS encoding ABC transporter permease yields MKNFISLLKREFSLFFQNKVLMVLFLGAPIMYAVLIGGVYKKGKVTNLPIIVVDEDRSPMSQQLIEMFNESEVIYVAEVLNDGFKAKEEALRTESTVVVQIPRNFSSNINYGRSTELTLFVNASNTLTSNYAMMAVNVAAGTMKAGIQIKAQQKKGVPEFVASQQYEPFKTTIIKQHIRSGNYLYFMLPGVLLTVLQQVMMLGLALSFASEFEKGTFTDLVARSKNVFLLILVKVLPYILMSVFIVFLYYGFSVFYRMPLQLSGISFYVYTLLFLLAVAFIGILVSIAIPSQLKATEILMVIATPSFILSGFTWPLSQMPEWIVCIAKVIPLTHYLQIFRTMIIEQGGAAYVQEAVWGLVLIASIALLLSVVLLQLKINKANKELKAQA; encoded by the coding sequence ATGAAGAACTTTATTAGCTTATTGAAGCGAGAGTTTTCGCTATTTTTTCAAAATAAAGTGCTGATGGTTTTATTCCTTGGCGCGCCAATCATGTATGCTGTACTGATAGGAGGGGTCTATAAGAAAGGGAAGGTGACGAATCTTCCTATCATCGTCGTCGATGAAGATCGAAGCCCTATGAGTCAGCAATTAATTGAGATGTTTAATGAGAGTGAAGTAATTTATGTTGCGGAGGTTTTGAACGATGGTTTTAAAGCAAAGGAGGAAGCTTTGCGTACCGAGTCGACTGTTGTTGTTCAGATTCCTAGAAACTTCTCTTCAAATATTAACTACGGTCGTTCGACAGAGTTGACTTTGTTTGTGAATGCATCAAATACATTGACGTCGAATTATGCGATGATGGCTGTTAATGTTGCTGCTGGAACAATGAAAGCCGGAATTCAAATTAAAGCTCAACAGAAGAAAGGTGTTCCAGAATTTGTCGCTTCTCAACAATATGAGCCCTTTAAAACGACGATTATCAAACAACATATACGAAGTGGAAACTACTTATACTTTATGTTACCGGGCGTTTTGCTTACCGTACTTCAGCAGGTCATGATGTTGGGATTGGCACTAAGTTTTGCCTCAGAGTTTGAAAAAGGAACTTTTACCGATTTAGTCGCTCGATCTAAAAATGTATTCCTTCTGATTCTGGTCAAAGTGTTGCCTTATATTCTGATGTCGGTTTTTATTGTATTCCTGTACTATGGGTTTTCTGTATTCTATCGTATGCCTTTACAGTTATCAGGCATATCATTTTATGTCTATACCTTGTTGTTTTTACTAGCGGTAGCTTTTATTGGTATTTTGGTGAGCATTGCAATCCCGAGCCAGTTGAAGGCGACAGAAATCTTAATGGTTATTGCTACACCAAGTTTTATATTAAGCGGTTTCACTTGGCCTTTAAGTCAAATGCCGGAATGGATTGTTTGTATTGCAAAGGTAATTCCATTAACTCATTATCTGCAAATATTTAGAACGATGATTATCGAGCAGGGCGGAGCCGCTTACGTGCAAGAAGCAGTCTGGGGATTAGTGCTAATCGCTTCTATTGCTTTGCTACTTTCTGTGGTTCTATTGCAGTTGAAAATAAATAAAGCGAATAAAGAATTAAAAGCGCAAGCTTAA